In a single window of the Drosophila miranda strain MSH22 chromosome XL, D.miranda_PacBio2.1, whole genome shotgun sequence genome:
- the LOC108160901 gene encoding probable phosphorylase b kinase regulatory subunit alpha isoform X7, which yields MRSRSNSGVRLDYYQRIVHRLILAHQEPVTGLFPASNVNSHAWIRDNVYCILAVWGLSMAYKKIADQDEDRAKCYELEQSCVKLMRGLLMAMMNQKDKVEKFKMTQSPCDSLHAKYSSKNGLPVVGDNEWGHLQIDAVSLYLLILAQMTASGLQIVFTLDEVSFIQNLVFYIESAYSIPDYGIWERGDKTNHGEPELNASSIGMAKAALEAMNELDLFGARGGPASVIHVLADEAHKCQAVLQSMLPRESNSKELDSGLLCVIGFPAFAVDDAQLIHNTKDAILSRLQGKYGCKRFLRDGYRTPKEDPSRLYYERWELRMFENIECEWPLFFCYLILFHAFQNDKRSVQEYADRLEKIMVRSEDGILLVPESYAVRQDLVGLEYQKPGSQIREVVGRCPFLWGQSLFILGRLLQEGFLAVGELDPLNRRLGAQKKPDVVVQVVIIAEDNEIRDKLAEHDLHVQTIAEVAPIEVQPARVLSHLYTYLGRNRKLGLSGRKSRDVGILSTSKLYSLKDRIFAFTPQFADLSRFYIASDNELMIDILKGEINFLKSAWDLLGRPLVTLVLKRIHLDQDKIPLAMIQTMRKLKSGYINGTRVMLGSLKDFLNTSAITDLSFLGSTEDGYPDRLHSDVQMYLDEHLLRSFSNRSTMNLRGGQLRPRTLRRRMSCKGAIKKTRSINVDSDNLGMEGPAPLTERRLSSVVPPPWLQPNKQSHVSVFATTPEEGPSTPSLHLGNELVIRENIYPVDPHGSNRTTIDRRSEFVRQHEITVPKILIQRHRAETNFADTEVEELIAMLRETENLEEQGDILQFLVDTQGLDFNTAGLGFKNKSDDNASAAAGAGGMLEEGRVVTVRDLLKGLYEKACQQKLWGLVRHTAGMLGKRVEDLAKAVTDLLVRQKQVTVGMPPNNEHTITAPLPEGELRQLIHDAYGDDESTSMLTQELMVYLAMFIRTEPQLFHEMLRLRVGLIIQVMAKELSRTLNCDGEAASEHLLNLSPFEMKNLLYHILSGKEFAVSSVARGNLSIVSCKSSRVSKKSQIGLGDPEGEDALLATIDDRQGQWLRRRRLDGALNRVPRDFYSRVWTVLEKCQGLAIEGRVLQQSLTQEMTPGELKFALEVETALNQIPQPEYRQLVVEALMVLTLVTEHNMVPSLGGIIYVEHLVHKANQLFLEDQRKVQGDATLCCAKIKDGKEQQQAASGMLLCGGAAYICQHLYDSAPSGSYGTMTYLSRAVALVLDCVPKHGEMECAIS from the exons ATGCGTTCGCGTAGCAATTCGGGCGTCCGCTTGGACTACTATCAGCGGATTGTTCACCGTCTGATATTGGCGCACCAGGAGCCGGTGACCGGCCTGTTTCCTGCCTCCAATGTCAATTCGCACGCATGGATTCGCGACAATGTGTACTGCATCCTGGCCGTTTGGGGCCTGTCGATGGCCTACAAGAAGATCGCCGACCAGGACGAGGATCGTGCCAAATGCTATGAGCTGGAGCAAAGCTGTGTGAAGCTAATGCGCGGCCTGCTCATGGCCATGATGAATCAAAAAGACAAGGTCGAAAAGTTCAAGATGACCCAGAGCCCGTGCGACTCCCTGCATGCCAAGTACTCCAGCAAGAATGGCCTGCCCGTGGTCGGGGATAACGAGTGGGGTCATCTGCAGATCGATGCCGTATCCCTATATCTCCTGATCCTGGCCCAAATGACAGCCTCCGGCCTGCAGATTGTCTTCACCCTTGACGAAGTCTCGTTCATACAGAATCTGGTCTTTTACATTGAGTCGGCCTACTCCATACCCGACTATGGCATCTGGGAGCGTGGCGACAAGACAAATCATG GTGAGCCGGAACTGAATGCCAGCTCCATTGGCATGGCCAAGGCCGCCTTGGAGGCCATGAACGAGTTGGATTTGTTTGGCGCACGCGGCGGACCGGCCAGCGTCATTCATGTGCTGGCCGACGAAGCCCACAAATGCCAGGCCGTCCTGCAGTCGATGCTGCCACGTGAATCGAACAGCAAGGAGCTGGACTCGGGCCTCCTCTGTGTGATTGGCTTTCCAGCGTTCGCCGTGGACGATGCCCAGCTGATACACAACACCAAAGACGCGATTCTGTCCCGCCTTCAAGGCAAATACGGTTGCAAGCGTTTCCTGCGCGACGGCTATCGCACACCGAAAGAGGATCCCTCCAGGCTCTACTACGAGCGATGGGAGCTGCGCATGTTCGAGAACATCGAATGCGAATGGCCGCTCTTCTTCTGCTACCTCATCCTGTTCCATGCATTTCAAAACGACAAGCGCTCGGTGCAGGAGTATGCCGATCGTTTGGAAAAGATAATGGTCCGCTCAGAGGATGGCATACTGCTGGTGCCCGAAAGCTATGCTGTGCGCCAGGATCTGGTTGGACTAGAGTATCAAAAGCCCGGCTCACAGATACGCGAAGTTGTGGGCCGTTGCCCCTTCCTTTGGGGTCAATCGCTGTTCATTTTGGGCCGCCTACTGCAGGAG GGCTTCCTGGCTGTGGGTGAATTGGATCCATTGAATCGTCGCCTGGGTGCCCAAAAGAAACCCGATGTGGTCGTCCAAGTGGTGATCATTGCCGAGGACAATGAGATACGCGACAAGCTGGCCGAGCATGATTTGCATGTCCAGACCATAGCCGAGGTGGCGCCCATTGAGGTGCAGCCGGCCCGTGTCCTTAGCCACCTGTACACGTATCTGGGGCGCAACCGCAAGCTGGGCCTCAGTGGCCGCAAGTCCCGGGATGTGGGCATACTCAGCACCAGCAAGCTCTACTCCCTAAAGGATCGTATATTTGCCTTCACCCCGCAG TTTGCCGACTTGTCGCGCTTCTATATAGCCTCCGATAACGAACTCATGATCGACATCCTTAAGggcgaaatcaattttctCAAGTCCGCTTGGGATCTGCTGGGCCGGCCACTGGTCACCCTAGTGCTGAAGCGCATCCACTTAG ACCAGGACAAGATACCGCTGGCCATGATCCAAACGATGAGGAAACTAAAGTCTGGCTACATCAACGGCACCCGCGTGATGTTGGGCAGCCTGAAGGACTTTCTGAACACGTCGGCCATCACGGACTTGAGCTTTCTGGGCAGCACCGAGGACGGTTATCCGGATCGTCTGCATTCCGATGTGCAGATGTATTTGGACGAGCACCTGCTGCGGTCCTTCAGCAATCGCAGTACCATGAACCTACGCGGCGGACAACTAAGGCCACGAACTCTACGCCGTCGCATGTCCTGCAAGGGAGCCATCAAGAAGACACGCTCCATAAATGTGGACT CCGATAACCTGGGAATGGAGGGACCCGCACCCCTCACCGAACGACGGCTGTCGTCGGTGGTACCGCCGCCCTGGCTCCAGCCCAACAAGCAGAGCCATGTCTCAGTGTTCGCCACCACGCCCGAGGAGGGGCCCAGCACCCCGAGTCTCCATCTGGGCAACGAGCTGGTCATACGCGAGAATATCTATCCCGTGGATCCCCACGGATCGAACCGCACGACCATCGATAGACGCAGCGAGTTTGTTCGCCAGCACGAGA TAACGGTGCCAAAAATTCTCATCCAACGCCATCGGGCGGAAACCAATTTTGCGGACACAGAGGTGGAGGAGCTGATTGCCATGTTGCGCGAGACGGAGAATCTCGAGGAGCAGGGCGACATACTGCAGTTCCTGGTCGATACCCAGGGCCTGGACTTTAATACGG CTGGCCTGGGATTCAAGAATAAGTCGGATGATaatgcctctgccgctgccggaGCTGGAG GAATGCTGGAGGAGGGACGCGTTGTGACCGTTCGAGACCTGCTCAAAGGCCTCTACGAGAAGGCCTGCCAGCAGAAGCTCTGGGGACTGGTGCGCCACACGGCCGGGATGCTGGGCAAACGGGTGGAGGATCTGGCTAAGGCCGTCACCGATTTGCTGGTGCGCCAGAAGCAGGTCACCGTGGGCATGCCGCCGAACAATGAGCACACCATTACGGCACCCTTGCCCGAAGGCGAGCTGCGTCAACTGATACACGAT GCCTATGGAGACGATGAGAGCACATCAATGCTCACCCAGGAGCTGATGGTCTACCTGGCCATGTTCATACGCACCGAGCCGCAGTTGTTCCACGAAATGCTGCGTCTGCGCGTTGGCCTGATCATTCAGGTGATGGCCAAAGAGCTGTCGCGCACTTTGAACTGTGACGGTGAGGCGGCATCGGAGCATTTACTTAACCTCTCGCCCTTCGAAATGAAGAATCTCCTCTACCACATACTCAGCGGCAAGGAGTTTGCTGTCAGCAGTG TGGCACGCGGCAATCTGTCGATTGTCAGCTGCAAGAGCAGTCGCGTCAGCAAGAAGAGCCAGATCGGTCTGGGCGATCCAGAGGGCGAGGATGCCCTGCTTGCCACCATCGATGATCGGCAGGGCCAGTGGCTGCGTCGCCGTCGCCTCGACGGCGCCCTTAATCGTGTGCCGCGTGATTTTTACTCGCGCGTCTGGACAGTGCTGGAGAAGTGTCAGGGCCTGGCCATCGAGGGACGGGTGCTGCAGCAGAGCCTCACCCAGGAGATGACGCCCGGCGAGCTGAAGTTTGCTCTCGAAGTGGAGACGGCCCTCAATCAGATACCACAGCCCGAGTACCGGCAACTGGTAGTCGAGGCCCTAATGGTGCTCACCCTGGTCACCGAGCACAATATGGTGCCCTCACTGGGGGGCATCATTTACGTGGAGCATCTGGTGCACAAGGCCAATCAGTTGTTCCTCGAGGATCAGCGCAAGGTGCAGGGCGATGCCACACTGTGTTGTGCCAAGATCAAGGATGgaaaggagcagcagcaggccgcTTCAGGGATGTTACTCTGCGGCGGTGCGGCCTATATTTGTCAGCATCTGTACGACAG TGCTCCCAGTGGCAGCTATGGAACCATGACCTACTTGTCGCGTGCCGTGGCTCTCGTACTGGACTGTGTGCCCAAGCACGGCGAAATGGAGTGCGCCATCTCCTAA
- the LOC108160901 gene encoding probable phosphorylase b kinase regulatory subunit alpha isoform X9: MRSRSNSGVRLDYYQRIVHRLILAHQEPVTGLFPASNVNSHAWIRDNVYCILAVWGLSMAYKKIADQDEDRAKCYELEQSCVKLMRGLLMAMMNQKDKVEKFKMTQSPCDSLHAKYSSKNGLPVVGDNEWGHLQIDAVSLYLLILAQMTASGLQIVFTLDEVSFIQNLVFYIESAYSIPDYGIWERGDKTNHGEPELNASSIGMAKAALEAMNELDLFGARGGPASVIHVLADEAHKCQAVLQSMLPRESNSKELDSGLLCVIGFPAFAVDDAQLIHNTKDAILSRLQGKYGCKRFLRDGYRTPKEDPSRLYYERWELRMFENIECEWPLFFCYLILFHAFQNDKRSVQEYADRLEKIMVRSEDGILLVPESYAVRQDLVGLEYQKPGSQIREVVGRCPFLWGQSLFILGRLLQEGFLAVGELDPLNRRLGAQKKPDVVVQVVIIAEDNEIRDKLAEHDLHVQTIAEVAPIEVQPARVLSHLYTYLGRNRKLGLSGRKSRDVGILSTSKLYSLKDRIFAFTPQFADLSRFYIASDNELMIDILKGEINFLKSAWDLLGRPLVTLVLKRIHLDQDKIPLAMIQTMRKLKSGYINGTRVMLGSLKDFLNTSAITDLSFLGSTEDGYPDRLHSDVQMYLDEHLLRSFSNRSTMNLRGGQLRPRTLRRRMSCKGAIKKTRSINVDSDNLGMEGPAPLTERRLSSVVPPPWLQPNKQSHVSVFATTPEEGPSTPSLHLGNELVIRENIYPVDPHGSNRTTIDRRSEFVRQHEITVPKILIQRHRAETNFADTEVEELIAMLRETENLEEQGDILQFLVDTQGLDFNTGMLEEGRVVTVRDLLKGLYEKACQQKLWGLVRHTAGMLGKRVEDLAKAVTDLLVRQKQVTVGMPPNNEHTITAPLPEGELRQLIHDAYGDDESTSMLTQELMVYLAMFIRTEPQLFHEMLRLRVGLIIQVMAKELSRTLNCDGEAASEHLLNLSPFEMKNLLYHILSGKEFAVSSVARGNLSIVSCKSSRVSKKSQIGLGDPEGEDALLATIDDRQGQWLRRRRLDGALNRVPRDFYSRVWTVLEKCQGLAIEGRVLQQSLTQEMTPGELKFALEVETALNQIPQPEYRQLVVEALMVLTLVTEHNMVPSLGGIIYVEHLVHKANQLFLEDQRKVQGDATLCCAKIKDGKEQQQAASGMLLCGGAAYICQHLYDSAPSGSYGTMTYLSRAVALVLDCVPKHGEMECAIS, encoded by the exons ATGCGTTCGCGTAGCAATTCGGGCGTCCGCTTGGACTACTATCAGCGGATTGTTCACCGTCTGATATTGGCGCACCAGGAGCCGGTGACCGGCCTGTTTCCTGCCTCCAATGTCAATTCGCACGCATGGATTCGCGACAATGTGTACTGCATCCTGGCCGTTTGGGGCCTGTCGATGGCCTACAAGAAGATCGCCGACCAGGACGAGGATCGTGCCAAATGCTATGAGCTGGAGCAAAGCTGTGTGAAGCTAATGCGCGGCCTGCTCATGGCCATGATGAATCAAAAAGACAAGGTCGAAAAGTTCAAGATGACCCAGAGCCCGTGCGACTCCCTGCATGCCAAGTACTCCAGCAAGAATGGCCTGCCCGTGGTCGGGGATAACGAGTGGGGTCATCTGCAGATCGATGCCGTATCCCTATATCTCCTGATCCTGGCCCAAATGACAGCCTCCGGCCTGCAGATTGTCTTCACCCTTGACGAAGTCTCGTTCATACAGAATCTGGTCTTTTACATTGAGTCGGCCTACTCCATACCCGACTATGGCATCTGGGAGCGTGGCGACAAGACAAATCATG GTGAGCCGGAACTGAATGCCAGCTCCATTGGCATGGCCAAGGCCGCCTTGGAGGCCATGAACGAGTTGGATTTGTTTGGCGCACGCGGCGGACCGGCCAGCGTCATTCATGTGCTGGCCGACGAAGCCCACAAATGCCAGGCCGTCCTGCAGTCGATGCTGCCACGTGAATCGAACAGCAAGGAGCTGGACTCGGGCCTCCTCTGTGTGATTGGCTTTCCAGCGTTCGCCGTGGACGATGCCCAGCTGATACACAACACCAAAGACGCGATTCTGTCCCGCCTTCAAGGCAAATACGGTTGCAAGCGTTTCCTGCGCGACGGCTATCGCACACCGAAAGAGGATCCCTCCAGGCTCTACTACGAGCGATGGGAGCTGCGCATGTTCGAGAACATCGAATGCGAATGGCCGCTCTTCTTCTGCTACCTCATCCTGTTCCATGCATTTCAAAACGACAAGCGCTCGGTGCAGGAGTATGCCGATCGTTTGGAAAAGATAATGGTCCGCTCAGAGGATGGCATACTGCTGGTGCCCGAAAGCTATGCTGTGCGCCAGGATCTGGTTGGACTAGAGTATCAAAAGCCCGGCTCACAGATACGCGAAGTTGTGGGCCGTTGCCCCTTCCTTTGGGGTCAATCGCTGTTCATTTTGGGCCGCCTACTGCAGGAG GGCTTCCTGGCTGTGGGTGAATTGGATCCATTGAATCGTCGCCTGGGTGCCCAAAAGAAACCCGATGTGGTCGTCCAAGTGGTGATCATTGCCGAGGACAATGAGATACGCGACAAGCTGGCCGAGCATGATTTGCATGTCCAGACCATAGCCGAGGTGGCGCCCATTGAGGTGCAGCCGGCCCGTGTCCTTAGCCACCTGTACACGTATCTGGGGCGCAACCGCAAGCTGGGCCTCAGTGGCCGCAAGTCCCGGGATGTGGGCATACTCAGCACCAGCAAGCTCTACTCCCTAAAGGATCGTATATTTGCCTTCACCCCGCAG TTTGCCGACTTGTCGCGCTTCTATATAGCCTCCGATAACGAACTCATGATCGACATCCTTAAGggcgaaatcaattttctCAAGTCCGCTTGGGATCTGCTGGGCCGGCCACTGGTCACCCTAGTGCTGAAGCGCATCCACTTAG ACCAGGACAAGATACCGCTGGCCATGATCCAAACGATGAGGAAACTAAAGTCTGGCTACATCAACGGCACCCGCGTGATGTTGGGCAGCCTGAAGGACTTTCTGAACACGTCGGCCATCACGGACTTGAGCTTTCTGGGCAGCACCGAGGACGGTTATCCGGATCGTCTGCATTCCGATGTGCAGATGTATTTGGACGAGCACCTGCTGCGGTCCTTCAGCAATCGCAGTACCATGAACCTACGCGGCGGACAACTAAGGCCACGAACTCTACGCCGTCGCATGTCCTGCAAGGGAGCCATCAAGAAGACACGCTCCATAAATGTGGACT CCGATAACCTGGGAATGGAGGGACCCGCACCCCTCACCGAACGACGGCTGTCGTCGGTGGTACCGCCGCCCTGGCTCCAGCCCAACAAGCAGAGCCATGTCTCAGTGTTCGCCACCACGCCCGAGGAGGGGCCCAGCACCCCGAGTCTCCATCTGGGCAACGAGCTGGTCATACGCGAGAATATCTATCCCGTGGATCCCCACGGATCGAACCGCACGACCATCGATAGACGCAGCGAGTTTGTTCGCCAGCACGAGA TAACGGTGCCAAAAATTCTCATCCAACGCCATCGGGCGGAAACCAATTTTGCGGACACAGAGGTGGAGGAGCTGATTGCCATGTTGCGCGAGACGGAGAATCTCGAGGAGCAGGGCGACATACTGCAGTTCCTGGTCGATACCCAGGGCCTGGACTTTAATACGG GAATGCTGGAGGAGGGACGCGTTGTGACCGTTCGAGACCTGCTCAAAGGCCTCTACGAGAAGGCCTGCCAGCAGAAGCTCTGGGGACTGGTGCGCCACACGGCCGGGATGCTGGGCAAACGGGTGGAGGATCTGGCTAAGGCCGTCACCGATTTGCTGGTGCGCCAGAAGCAGGTCACCGTGGGCATGCCGCCGAACAATGAGCACACCATTACGGCACCCTTGCCCGAAGGCGAGCTGCGTCAACTGATACACGAT GCCTATGGAGACGATGAGAGCACATCAATGCTCACCCAGGAGCTGATGGTCTACCTGGCCATGTTCATACGCACCGAGCCGCAGTTGTTCCACGAAATGCTGCGTCTGCGCGTTGGCCTGATCATTCAGGTGATGGCCAAAGAGCTGTCGCGCACTTTGAACTGTGACGGTGAGGCGGCATCGGAGCATTTACTTAACCTCTCGCCCTTCGAAATGAAGAATCTCCTCTACCACATACTCAGCGGCAAGGAGTTTGCTGTCAGCAGTG TGGCACGCGGCAATCTGTCGATTGTCAGCTGCAAGAGCAGTCGCGTCAGCAAGAAGAGCCAGATCGGTCTGGGCGATCCAGAGGGCGAGGATGCCCTGCTTGCCACCATCGATGATCGGCAGGGCCAGTGGCTGCGTCGCCGTCGCCTCGACGGCGCCCTTAATCGTGTGCCGCGTGATTTTTACTCGCGCGTCTGGACAGTGCTGGAGAAGTGTCAGGGCCTGGCCATCGAGGGACGGGTGCTGCAGCAGAGCCTCACCCAGGAGATGACGCCCGGCGAGCTGAAGTTTGCTCTCGAAGTGGAGACGGCCCTCAATCAGATACCACAGCCCGAGTACCGGCAACTGGTAGTCGAGGCCCTAATGGTGCTCACCCTGGTCACCGAGCACAATATGGTGCCCTCACTGGGGGGCATCATTTACGTGGAGCATCTGGTGCACAAGGCCAATCAGTTGTTCCTCGAGGATCAGCGCAAGGTGCAGGGCGATGCCACACTGTGTTGTGCCAAGATCAAGGATGgaaaggagcagcagcaggccgcTTCAGGGATGTTACTCTGCGGCGGTGCGGCCTATATTTGTCAGCATCTGTACGACAG TGCTCCCAGTGGCAGCTATGGAACCATGACCTACTTGTCGCGTGCCGTGGCTCTCGTACTGGACTGTGTGCCCAAGCACGGCGAAATGGAGTGCGCCATCTCCTAA